In Wenyingzhuangia fucanilytica, the following are encoded in one genomic region:
- the glgB gene encoding 1,4-alpha-glucan branching protein GlgB, with amino-acid sequence MNHVQIYSLFTDFDIYLFKSGKHYRLYEKFGAHPATVDGVNGMYFSVWAPTANRVSVVGDFNFWNDSEHVLNVRWDSSGIWEGFIPNVKVGEVYKYKIHSNNNGIVTEKCDPYGYHTEHPPKTASVTYDIEGYEWQDKDWMSYREDKNGLDKPYSVYEVHMESWMKTDEGTRPLSYWEASQKLVQYVKEMNFTHVEFMPIMEYPFDQSWGYQLTGYFAPSCRFGHPKEFMNLIDEFHKNDIGVILDWVPSHFPSDDHGLGFFDGSHLYEHPDKRRGYHKDWKSLIFNYGRNEIRSFLISNACFWLDKYHIDGLRVDAVASMLYLDYSREDGEWEPNKYGGNENLEAIEFLKDFNTEVYNSFPGIQTIAEESTAFPGVTRAVEHGGLGFGMKWMMGWMHDTLGYFKKDSIHRKYHHNEITFSMAYAFTERYMLPLSHDEVVYGKGSILGRMPGDRWQKMANLRLLYGYMYSHPGGNLLFMGAEFGQENEWNYANSLDWHLLENPEHKAVQTYMKDLNQFLKDTPALYEKGFSQEGFEWINHEDGEKSVLSYIRKGHESKNDIIVLCNATPTVQEDYLIGVHKKGKIKEIFNSDLKKYGGSGIKNSKQIDVSDKPWNWKDYSAKVTLPPLSIVIFQVK; translated from the coding sequence ATGAATCACGTACAAATATACAGTCTGTTTACAGACTTTGATATATACCTTTTTAAATCTGGTAAACACTATAGACTTTACGAAAAGTTTGGAGCACACCCAGCTACTGTTGATGGCGTAAATGGAATGTATTTTTCTGTATGGGCACCTACTGCTAATAGAGTATCTGTGGTTGGAGACTTTAACTTTTGGAATGACAGTGAACACGTTTTAAATGTTAGATGGGATAGCTCAGGGATTTGGGAAGGATTTATTCCTAACGTAAAAGTGGGAGAAGTTTATAAATACAAAATACACTCTAACAACAACGGAATTGTAACCGAAAAATGTGATCCTTACGGATATCATACAGAACACCCACCTAAAACCGCCTCTGTAACCTATGACATAGAAGGTTATGAATGGCAGGACAAAGATTGGATGAGCTATCGTGAAGACAAAAACGGTTTAGACAAACCTTACTCTGTTTACGAAGTACACATGGAATCTTGGATGAAAACAGATGAAGGAACAAGACCATTATCTTATTGGGAGGCCTCACAAAAACTAGTTCAATATGTTAAAGAAATGAACTTTACTCACGTAGAGTTTATGCCAATTATGGAATATCCTTTTGATCAATCTTGGGGGTATCAATTAACAGGGTACTTTGCTCCTAGTTGTAGGTTTGGACATCCTAAAGAATTTATGAACTTAATTGATGAATTCCACAAGAATGATATTGGAGTTATTTTAGATTGGGTTCCTTCGCACTTTCCTTCTGACGACCACGGTTTAGGATTTTTTGACGGTTCTCATTTGTATGAACACCCAGATAAAAGAAGAGGATACCATAAAGACTGGAAAAGTTTAATTTTTAATTACGGAAGAAATGAAATTCGTTCTTTCTTGATTTCAAACGCTTGTTTTTGGCTAGACAAATACCATATTGATGGATTAAGAGTAGATGCTGTTGCTTCTATGCTTTATTTAGATTATTCCAGAGAAGATGGTGAATGGGAGCCAAATAAATATGGTGGAAACGAAAACTTAGAAGCTATAGAATTCTTAAAAGATTTTAATACCGAAGTTTACAACAGTTTCCCTGGTATACAAACTATTGCAGAAGAATCTACTGCATTTCCTGGAGTAACAAGAGCTGTTGAACACGGTGGTTTAGGATTTGGAATGAAATGGATGATGGGTTGGATGCACGATACTTTAGGATACTTTAAAAAAGATTCCATCCATAGAAAATACCATCATAACGAAATTACTTTTAGTATGGCTTATGCTTTTACTGAAAGATATATGTTACCCTTATCTCATGATGAGGTAGTATACGGTAAAGGATCTATTCTAGGTAGAATGCCTGGTGATCGATGGCAAAAAATGGCCAACTTACGATTGTTATACGGTTATATGTACTCACACCCCGGAGGTAACTTATTGTTTATGGGAGCAGAGTTTGGGCAAGAAAACGAGTGGAACTACGCTAATAGCTTAGATTGGCACTTGTTAGAAAACCCAGAACACAAAGCTGTTCAAACTTATATGAAAGACTTAAATCAATTCTTGAAAGACACTCCTGCATTGTACGAAAAAGGATTTTCTCAAGAAGGATTTGAATGGATTAACCATGAAGATGGAGAAAAATCTGTTTTAAGCTATATTAGAAAAGGACACGAAAGCAAAAACGACATTATTGTGTTGTGTAACGCAACTCCAACAGTTCAAGAGGATTACCTAATTGGAGTTCATAAAAAGGGAAAAATTAAAGAAATTTTTAACTCCGATTTGAAAAAATATGGAGGTAGTGGAATCAAAAATAGCAAGCAAATTGACGTTTCTGACAAACCTTGGAACTGGAAGGACTATTCTGCAAAAGTGACCCTTCCACCCCTTTCAATCGTTATTTTTCAGGTAAAATAA
- a CDS encoding glucose-1-phosphate adenylyltransferase — protein MKKKVLGIILGGGQGSRLKPLTSTRSKPAVPIAGKYRLVDIPISNCLHSNIDRIFVLTQFNSASLNKHIKNTYTFGNFSGAFVDILAAEQTPENDGWFQGTADAVRQSMQHFTAYDWDYALILSGDQLYQMDFNEMVKNHEKSNADISIATLPVNAKDATGFGILKTNDNNEITSFVEKPSAEELGDWKSDVTSEMSSQGRDYLASMGIYIFNRELLIELMENKETMDFGGEIIPQTIKTHKVSSYQYEGYWTDIGTIGSFFEANLGLTDDIPQFDLFGNDTNVLTRPRFLPPTKISGTTLEKTLIAEGGIINASRIERTIIGIRARIGIGSTISNCYVMGNDKYEGATEIEQKRKANIPLKGIGDRCYINNCIIDKNSSIGNDVKINGGDHLEDIDTDLYTVRNGIVVIKNGVVVPSGTVII, from the coding sequence ATGAAAAAGAAAGTCTTAGGAATTATTTTAGGAGGAGGACAAGGATCTAGACTAAAACCACTAACATCTACTAGATCAAAACCAGCTGTCCCAATTGCAGGAAAATATAGATTGGTCGATATTCCTATTTCAAACTGTTTACACTCTAATATTGATAGAATTTTTGTTCTAACTCAATTTAACTCAGCCTCATTAAACAAACACATTAAAAACACCTACACCTTTGGTAATTTTTCTGGTGCATTTGTAGATATTTTAGCTGCGGAGCAAACCCCAGAAAACGATGGATGGTTCCAAGGAACTGCCGATGCTGTTAGACAGTCTATGCAACATTTTACTGCTTATGATTGGGATTACGCATTGATTTTATCAGGAGATCAATTGTATCAGATGGATTTTAACGAAATGGTTAAAAACCACGAAAAAAGTAACGCAGACATCTCCATTGCTACTTTACCAGTAAATGCAAAAGATGCTACAGGATTTGGAATCTTAAAAACCAATGACAACAACGAAATTACTTCATTTGTTGAAAAACCATCAGCAGAAGAATTAGGTGATTGGAAATCTGATGTAACTAGCGAAATGAGTTCTCAAGGAAGAGACTATTTAGCTTCTATGGGTATCTATATTTTTAATAGAGAATTACTTATAGAGTTAATGGAAAATAAAGAAACTATGGACTTTGGTGGGGAAATTATTCCACAAACCATTAAAACACATAAAGTTTCTAGCTATCAATACGAAGGTTACTGGACAGACATAGGAACTATTGGATCTTTCTTTGAAGCCAATTTAGGATTAACTGATGATATTCCTCAATTTGATTTGTTTGGAAATGACACTAATGTATTGACTCGTCCACGTTTTTTACCTCCAACTAAAATCTCTGGTACTACCTTAGAAAAAACTTTAATTGCAGAGGGAGGAATTATTAATGCTAGTAGAATTGAAAGAACTATTATAGGTATTCGTGCAAGAATAGGAATAGGAAGTACTATTTCTAACTGTTATGTAATGGGTAACGACAAGTACGAAGGAGCTACAGAAATTGAACAAAAAAGGAAAGCAAATATTCCTTTAAAAGGTATTGGAGATCGTTGTTATATTAACAACTGTATTATTGACAAGAATTCATCTATTGGTAACGACGTTAAAATTAACGGAGGGGATCACCTAGAAGATATTGATACTGATTTATACACCGTTAGAAATGGTATTGTAGTCATCAAAAATGGTGTGGTCGTACCTAGCGGAACTGTAATTATTTAA
- a CDS encoding glycogen synthase, with product MKVIHVSAECYPAAKVGGLADVVGALPKYQTNLDYESAVIMPYYNNKYAKDAKYTSDFECEVALAENNYKAIVYKVKNSFDDLGFHLYQIKIENLLDRENVYGYQDDTERFIAFQKVVLDWILQFAKAPEIIHCHDHHTGLIPFMLTQCTKYKSMRGIPTIFTIHNAEYQGEFSFEKLSYLPEYDLEFSGILEWDYAINPMAAAIKACWRYTTVSPNYMNELPYSSTGLDWLFDTEREKSVGILNGIDTDVWNASTDTMIAKNYSAKTVEAGKKANKLVLCEKFGLDPNKPLVAFIGRLVYQKGADIMAGIFDRALDANDINGLVLGSGDPHAEFLLNELKEKYPNRYNTFIGYDEELSHLIYAGADFLIMPSRFEPCGLNQLYALRYGTIPVVRTTGGLKDTVKDIGEKGGFGIRHEHVTVDDVALAITRANKLYNDTDEFKRIRKEIMKIDNSWENSAKEYIELYNLISK from the coding sequence ATGAAAGTAATACACGTTAGTGCGGAATGCTATCCTGCAGCTAAAGTCGGAGGACTTGCAGATGTTGTTGGTGCCCTACCTAAATACCAAACCAACTTAGACTATGAGTCGGCTGTAATTATGCCATACTATAACAACAAGTATGCCAAAGACGCAAAATACACTTCAGACTTTGAATGCGAAGTAGCATTGGCTGAAAACAACTACAAAGCTATTGTTTATAAGGTAAAAAACAGCTTTGATGATTTAGGTTTTCACTTATATCAAATTAAGATTGAAAATCTTTTAGACAGAGAAAATGTTTATGGATATCAAGATGACACAGAAAGGTTTATTGCCTTCCAAAAAGTTGTTTTAGATTGGATACTCCAATTTGCAAAAGCTCCAGAAATCATTCATTGTCACGATCATCATACAGGATTGATTCCTTTTATGCTTACTCAATGTACTAAGTATAAATCAATGCGTGGAATTCCTACGATATTTACTATTCACAACGCAGAGTACCAAGGTGAGTTTTCATTTGAAAAACTATCTTACTTACCAGAATACGATTTAGAGTTCTCAGGAATTCTAGAGTGGGATTATGCTATCAACCCAATGGCAGCGGCTATTAAAGCTTGCTGGAGATATACTACAGTTTCTCCAAACTACATGAATGAATTACCATATTCATCAACAGGGTTGGATTGGCTGTTTGATACCGAAAGAGAAAAATCTGTAGGTATATTAAATGGTATTGATACAGATGTATGGAATGCCTCTACAGATACTATGATTGCCAAAAACTATTCAGCAAAAACTGTTGAAGCAGGTAAAAAAGCTAATAAATTAGTGCTTTGTGAAAAATTTGGTTTAGACCCTAACAAACCTTTAGTTGCTTTTATTGGTCGATTGGTTTATCAAAAAGGAGCCGATATAATGGCTGGTATTTTTGACAGAGCCCTAGATGCAAATGACATCAATGGACTAGTACTAGGTTCTGGAGACCCACATGCTGAATTTTTACTAAACGAACTAAAAGAAAAATACCCTAATAGATATAACACTTTTATAGGTTACGATGAAGAATTATCTCATTTAATTTATGCAGGTGCAGACTTTTTAATTATGCCTTCTAGATTTGAACCTTGTGGTTTAAATCAGTTATATGCTTTACGCTATGGAACCATCCCTGTAGTTAGAACCACAGGAGGTTTAAAAGATACCGTAAAAGATATTGGGGAAAAAGGTGGTTTTGGAATCCGTCATGAACATGTTACTGTTGATGATGTTGCCTTAGCCATTACCCGTGCTAACAAGCTGTATAATGACACTGATGAATTTAAAAGAATTCGAAAAGAAATTATGAAGATTGACAACTCATGGGAGAATTCAGCAAAAGAATACATCGAATTATATAACCTAATATCAAAGTAA
- the lepA gene encoding translation elongation factor 4, with amino-acid sequence MKNIRNFCIIAHIDHGKSTLADRLLGFTGAVTQREEQAQLLDNMDLERERGITIKSHAIQMNYHYEGEDYILNLIDTPGHVDFSYEVSRSIAACEGALLIVDAAQSIQAQTISNLYLALENELEIIPVLNKVDLPSANPEEVTDDIVDLLDCDPEDVIHASGKTGFGVENILKAIIEKIPAPQGNPEAPLKALIFDSVYNSYRGIETYFRIIDGSIKKGEKIKFMATGKDYFADEVGTLNLRQSPKKEIKTGDVGYLITGIKTASEVKVGDTITSLVNPTAERIDGFENVKPMVYAGIYPVDTEDYEELRASMEKLQLNDASLVFQPESSAALGFGFRCGFLGMLHMEIIQERLEREFDMTVITTVPNVSYHAFTKKQPDQIIMVNNPTDLPDPSSMDRVEEPYIRASIITKSDFVGQVMSLCIEKRGEIVNQTYLTTERVELIFDMPLAEIVFDFYDRLKTVSKGYASFDYHPTGMRPSKLVKVDILLNGSSVDALSALIHADNAHHIGKKMCEKLKELIPRQQFDIPIQAAIGAKIISRETTKALRKDVTAKCYGGDISRKRKLLEKQKKGKKRMRQVGNVEIPQEAFMAVLKLND; translated from the coding sequence ATGAAGAACATTAGAAACTTTTGCATTATTGCACATATTGATCACGGTAAAAGTACCTTAGCCGACAGACTATTAGGTTTTACTGGGGCTGTTACCCAACGTGAAGAGCAAGCACAATTGTTAGACAATATGGATTTGGAAAGAGAACGTGGTATTACCATTAAATCTCATGCCATTCAAATGAATTATCACTACGAAGGAGAAGACTATATTTTAAACTTAATAGACACTCCTGGACACGTAGATTTTTCTTACGAAGTATCTAGATCTATTGCAGCTTGTGAAGGAGCTTTATTAATTGTAGATGCTGCGCAAAGCATACAAGCACAAACTATTTCTAACTTATACTTAGCTTTAGAAAACGAATTAGAAATTATTCCTGTACTAAACAAAGTTGATTTGCCAAGTGCAAACCCTGAAGAAGTTACAGATGATATTGTAGACCTTTTAGATTGTGACCCAGAAGATGTGATTCACGCAAGTGGAAAAACAGGATTTGGAGTAGAAAACATTTTAAAGGCTATTATAGAAAAAATCCCAGCGCCTCAAGGAAATCCAGAAGCGCCATTAAAAGCTTTGATTTTTGACTCTGTTTATAATTCATACAGAGGAATAGAAACTTATTTTAGAATTATTGATGGTTCTATTAAAAAGGGAGAAAAAATTAAATTTATGGCTACCGGTAAGGATTATTTTGCCGATGAAGTAGGTACTTTAAATTTAAGACAAAGCCCTAAGAAAGAAATAAAAACAGGAGATGTAGGATATTTAATTACTGGAATTAAAACTGCCTCTGAGGTAAAAGTTGGAGATACCATTACTAGCTTGGTTAATCCAACAGCTGAGAGAATTGATGGTTTTGAAAATGTAAAACCTATGGTTTATGCTGGAATCTATCCAGTAGACACTGAAGATTACGAAGAATTGAGAGCATCTATGGAAAAGCTACAATTAAATGATGCTTCATTGGTTTTTCAACCAGAAAGTTCTGCCGCTTTAGGTTTTGGTTTCCGTTGTGGATTCTTAGGAATGTTACACATGGAAATTATACAAGAACGTTTGGAACGTGAATTTGACATGACGGTAATTACTACTGTACCTAACGTATCTTATCACGCTTTTACCAAAAAGCAACCTGACCAAATCATTATGGTTAACAACCCTACTGATTTACCTGACCCATCTAGTATGGACAGAGTAGAAGAACCATATATTAGGGCTTCTATCATTACAAAATCAGATTTTGTTGGACAAGTAATGAGTTTGTGTATAGAAAAAAGAGGAGAGATTGTTAATCAAACCTATTTGACTACAGAAAGAGTTGAATTGATTTTTGATATGCCTTTGGCTGAAATTGTTTTTGATTTTTACGATCGTTTAAAAACTGTTTCTAAAGGATATGCTTCTTTTGATTATCACCCAACAGGAATGAGACCTTCAAAACTTGTTAAAGTAGATATTTTATTAAACGGAAGTTCAGTAGATGCACTATCAGCCTTAATTCACGCAGACAACGCACACCATATAGGTAAAAAGATGTGTGAAAAACTAAAAGAATTGATTCCTCGTCAACAATTTGATATTCCTATTCAAGCTGCTATTGGAGCTAAAATCATCTCTAGAGAAACAACTAAAGCATTAAGAAAAGATGTTACCGCAAAATGTTACGGTGGAGATATTTCTAGAAAACGTAAACTTTTAGAAAAACAAAAGAAAGGAAAAAAACGAATGAGACAAGTTGGAAATGTTGAAATTCCACAAGAAGCATTTATGGCCGTTTTAAAACTAAACGACTAA
- a CDS encoding DUF2911 domain-containing protein: protein MKKILILVMLVLSCVDSNAQNFKGLDVSPMDALSYPMSYKTSDKVVKIIYSRPQLKGRTVESLAKNGEVWRMGANEATEIRFYKDVVFGGKKVEAGTYSLFAIPGEKEWTIILNNDIDVWGAYSYNEEKDVVRVQAEVSKNEESIEPFTMVFDHKMNLYLAWGNEIITIPMSEQ, encoded by the coding sequence ATGAAAAAAATATTGATTTTGGTAATGTTGGTTTTGAGCTGTGTAGATAGCAATGCTCAGAATTTTAAAGGACTGGATGTGAGTCCTATGGATGCGCTTTCGTACCCAATGAGTTATAAAACATCAGACAAAGTTGTTAAGATTATTTACAGTAGACCCCAGTTAAAAGGCCGTACAGTAGAAAGTTTAGCAAAAAATGGAGAAGTATGGAGAATGGGAGCAAATGAAGCTACCGAAATTAGATTTTATAAGGATGTAGTTTTTGGGGGTAAAAAAGTAGAAGCAGGAACTTATTCCTTATTTGCTATTCCAGGAGAAAAAGAATGGACTATTATTTTAAATAATGATATAGATGTTTGGGGAGCTTATTCTTATAACGAAGAAAAAGATGTGGTAAGAGTACAAGCCGAAGTTTCTAAAAACGAGGAAAGTATTGAGCCATTTACAATGGTTTTTGATCATAAAATGAATTTATATTTGGCATGGGGGAATGAAATTATAACCATCCCTATGAGCGAACAATAA
- the leuS gene encoding leucine--tRNA ligase: MEYNFNEIEAKWQKHWAENETFKAENTSDKPKFYVLDMFPYPSGAGLHVGHPLGYIASDIFARYKRHKGFNVLHPQGYDSFGLPAEQYAIQTGQHPAITTETNINTYRKQLDKIGFSFDWSREIRTSTPEYYKHTQWIFTELFNAWYNKSADKAEKIDTLVALFEANGTENVNAVCDEEVTEFTAAAWNAFSDKEREQVLAKYRLTYLSETEVNWCPALGTVLANDEIINGLSERGDHPVERKKMMQWSMRIAAYAQRLLDGLNTIDWPQPLKDAQTNWIGRSQGASVKFKVDGSSSKAIERSRDGVDNQNLEGSSSGVEKQNFEIEVFTTRPDTIFGVTFMTLAPEHELVSQIVSDAQRAEVEAYIQATAKRSERDRMADVKNITGAFTGAYAIHPFTGENIPIWIGDYVLAGYGTGAVMAVPCGDQRDYDFAKHFDIEIKNIFEGVDISEGACEDKTAKIANSDFLSGLPVKKATKLVIYEMEQRGFGQGKINYRLRDAVFSRQRYWGEPFPVYYVDGMPQMIAKEHLPILLPEVEKYLPTEDGQPPLGNAEVWAWSSTENKVVSNELIDNETVFPLELNTMPGWAGSSWYFNRYMDANNPNEFASKEALNYWKEVDLYLGGSEHATGHLLYARFWQKFLFDLNYVPVDEFAKKLINQGMITGTSAFVYRLEGTQTYVSKGLIGDQKVQPIHADVSFVNAQNELDIEAFKAWREEYANAEFVLEDGKYIVGREVEKMSKSKYNVVNPDSICEEFGADSLRLFEMFLGPLEQSKPWNTAGISGVHSFLKKLWRLYANANNFKGVEGEPSKDELKVLHKTIKKVQEDIENFSFNTSVSTFMIAVNELGALKCDKKEILEPLLVLISPYAPHITEELWSKLGNSESIATAAFPVFEAGYLVESAKEYPISFNGKMRFKLELPLDLSAKEIEDIVMAHEKTEAQLQGRTPKKVIIVPGKIINIVG; this comes from the coding sequence ATGGAATATAATTTTAACGAGATAGAAGCCAAATGGCAAAAACATTGGGCCGAAAACGAAACTTTTAAAGCAGAAAACACTTCAGACAAACCTAAGTTTTATGTCTTAGATATGTTTCCTTATCCATCAGGAGCAGGATTGCATGTGGGGCATCCTTTAGGATATATTGCTTCTGATATTTTTGCACGTTACAAACGTCATAAAGGGTTTAATGTATTGCACCCACAAGGGTATGATTCATTTGGGTTACCTGCGGAACAATATGCCATTCAAACAGGACAACATCCTGCAATAACTACCGAAACCAATATTAATACGTATAGAAAACAATTAGATAAAATTGGTTTTTCTTTTGATTGGTCTCGTGAAATTAGAACTTCTACTCCAGAATATTATAAACATACACAGTGGATTTTTACTGAATTGTTTAATGCTTGGTATAACAAATCAGCAGATAAGGCAGAGAAAATAGATACACTTGTGGCTTTGTTTGAAGCTAACGGAACAGAAAATGTAAATGCTGTTTGTGATGAAGAGGTAACTGAGTTTACCGCAGCAGCATGGAATGCTTTTTCTGATAAAGAAAGAGAGCAAGTTTTGGCTAAATATAGATTGACTTATTTGTCAGAAACAGAAGTAAACTGGTGTCCTGCACTAGGAACTGTTTTGGCAAATGATGAAATTATCAACGGGTTGTCAGAGCGTGGAGATCATCCTGTGGAACGTAAAAAAATGATGCAGTGGTCTATGCGTATTGCAGCTTATGCACAACGTTTGTTAGATGGATTAAATACTATTGACTGGCCACAGCCATTAAAAGATGCTCAAACCAACTGGATTGGTCGTTCTCAAGGAGCATCGGTTAAGTTTAAAGTAGATGGGTCTTCGAGTAAAGCCATCGAGCGTAGTCGAGATGGAGTCGATAACCAAAATTTAGAAGGGTCTTCGAGCGGAGTCGAGAAGCAAAATTTTGAAATAGAAGTATTCACCACTAGACCTGATACTATTTTTGGAGTAACGTTTATGACTTTGGCTCCAGAGCATGAATTAGTATCTCAAATTGTCTCAGACGCTCAAAGAGCGGAAGTAGAAGCTTATATTCAAGCAACAGCAAAACGTTCAGAACGTGATAGAATGGCTGATGTAAAAAATATTACTGGTGCTTTTACAGGGGCTTATGCCATTCATCCTTTTACAGGAGAAAATATTCCAATTTGGATTGGAGATTATGTATTGGCTGGATATGGAACAGGTGCAGTAATGGCGGTTCCTTGTGGAGATCAGCGTGATTACGATTTTGCCAAACATTTTGATATTGAAATCAAAAACATTTTTGAAGGAGTTGATATTTCTGAAGGAGCTTGCGAAGATAAAACTGCTAAAATTGCCAATTCTGATTTCTTATCAGGTTTGCCAGTAAAAAAAGCAACCAAGTTGGTGATATACGAAATGGAACAACGTGGTTTTGGACAAGGAAAAATAAACTATCGTTTGCGTGATGCAGTATTTAGCCGTCAACGCTACTGGGGAGAACCTTTCCCTGTATATTATGTAGATGGAATGCCACAAATGATTGCAAAAGAACATTTGCCAATCTTGTTACCAGAAGTAGAGAAATATTTACCAACAGAAGATGGACAACCACCTTTAGGAAATGCTGAGGTTTGGGCATGGAGTAGTACTGAGAACAAAGTAGTGAGTAATGAGTTGATTGATAATGAAACTGTGTTTCCATTGGAATTAAATACTATGCCAGGTTGGGCAGGGTCTTCTTGGTACTTTAACCGTTATATGGATGCGAATAATCCAAATGAGTTTGCAAGTAAAGAAGCTTTGAACTATTGGAAAGAGGTTGATTTATATTTAGGTGGTTCTGAACATGCTACTGGGCACTTATTATATGCGCGTTTTTGGCAAAAATTCTTATTCGATTTAAACTACGTTCCTGTTGATGAATTTGCGAAAAAATTAATCAACCAAGGAATGATTACCGGGACTTCTGCTTTTGTGTACCGTTTAGAGGGAACTCAAACATATGTATCAAAAGGATTGATTGGAGATCAAAAAGTACAGCCTATCCATGCAGATGTGTCTTTTGTAAATGCACAAAACGAGTTAGATATAGAGGCTTTTAAAGCATGGCGAGAAGAATATGCAAATGCTGAATTTGTATTAGAAGATGGAAAATACATTGTAGGACGTGAGGTAGAAAAAATGTCTAAATCTAAATACAATGTGGTCAATCCAGATAGTATTTGTGAGGAGTTTGGAGCAGATAGTTTACGTTTGTTCGAAATGTTTTTAGGGCCTTTAGAGCAATCTAAACCTTGGAATACAGCAGGTATTTCTGGAGTACATTCTTTCTTGAAAAAATTATGGAGATTATATGCAAACGCCAATAATTTTAAAGGAGTAGAAGGAGAGCCAAGTAAAGATGAATTAAAAGTTTTACACAAAACCATTAAAAAGGTACAGGAAGATATAGAAAACTTTTCTTTCAATACTTCAGTAAGTACTTTTATGATTGCTGTAAATGAATTAGGAGCTTTAAAGTGTGATAAAAAAGAAATTTTAGAACCTTTATTGGTTTTAATATCTCCTTATGCTCCACATATTACTGAGGAATTATGGTCTAAATTGGGGAATAGTGAATCTATTGCTACAGCTGCCTTCCCGGTTTTTGAAGCAGGTTATTTGGTAGAAAGCGCTAAAGAATATCCTATTTCTTTTAATGGGAAAATGAGGTTTAAATTAGAGTTACCGTTAGATTTATCTGCTAAAGAAATAGAAGATATTGTAATGGCTCACGAAAAAACAGAAGCACAATTACAAGGAAGAACTCCTAAAAAAGTAATTATTGTACCTGGAAAAATCATCAACATAGTAGGGTAG